The Rhodospirillaceae bacterium genome includes a region encoding these proteins:
- a CDS encoding tyrosine-type recombinase/integrase, with translation MKRPRTSLNFPEWPKLDQDLWQAANSTGNFLEPDGKAAHWKDKTRKGVVKRYSLWLGYLSSTGQLDPKTSPSDRTCKETLKGFVHWLEAKGNASTTVSSCVRDLEEAIRVMEPHANRSLIKELNITLRAREQPVRAKHARIMHPDDLLSGALSFLDDIPNLKFRGDTLRAGKYRDGMVTAFLPYRPVRLENLTAIALGRHLIRDGDGWFCQFDADEMKDKQSLSFTFPDRLVPYLQTYLNIYRPILLKGNNFPELWISTRGTPMSEQSVYWNTCRLTEELFGQRINPHLFRDCAASAMATDDPEHVLAIARILGHSSIETSTRHYNQSQMTAAGDILHEVLADLSNVPDTGDHRSDV, from the coding sequence ATGAAGCGGCCCCGCACCTCCCTCAACTTCCCTGAATGGCCCAAGCTGGACCAAGACCTCTGGCAGGCTGCCAACAGCACGGGTAATTTTCTGGAGCCTGATGGCAAGGCCGCACACTGGAAAGACAAAACCCGGAAGGGTGTCGTCAAAAGATACAGCCTGTGGCTCGGATATCTTTCTTCAACCGGTCAACTTGATCCAAAAACCTCCCCGTCCGATCGCACCTGCAAAGAGACCCTCAAGGGTTTTGTTCACTGGCTGGAGGCAAAAGGGAACGCGTCCACCACGGTCTCATCGTGCGTCCGTGACCTCGAAGAAGCCATCCGCGTTATGGAACCCCATGCTAACCGTAGTCTGATCAAGGAACTGAACATAACTCTCCGGGCCCGGGAACAACCCGTTCGGGCCAAGCATGCCCGGATCATGCATCCGGATGATCTGCTCTCAGGCGCCCTTTCTTTCCTGGACGATATTCCCAATCTAAAGTTCCGTGGTGATACCTTACGGGCAGGAAAATACCGCGATGGAATGGTCACCGCATTTCTGCCCTACCGTCCCGTTCGCCTCGAGAACCTGACCGCCATCGCCCTCGGGCGACATCTAATTAGGGATGGTGACGGCTGGTTCTGTCAGTTCGACGCAGATGAGATGAAGGATAAACAGTCTCTTTCTTTTACATTCCCGGACCGCCTTGTTCCCTACCTTCAGACCTATCTCAACATTTACCGGCCAATACTCTTAAAAGGTAATAACTTTCCAGAACTCTGGATCTCAACGCGGGGAACACCCATGAGCGAGCAGTCGGTCTATTGGAACACATGCCGCCTGACTGAAGAACTCTTTGGTCAGCGCATCAACCCCCATCTTTTCCGGGACTGCGCCGCCTCTGCCATGGCAACTGATGACCCTGAGCATGTTCTCGCGATTGCCCGTATTCTTGGTCACAGCTCCATTGAGACCTCGACGCGCCATTACAACCAATCACAAATGACCGCCGCCGGTGATATTCTCCATGAAGTTCTTGCCGATCTCAGCAATGTGCCAGACACTGGCGACCATAGGAGCGACGTATAA